A single window of Watersipora subatra chromosome 9, tzWatSuba1.1, whole genome shotgun sequence DNA harbors:
- the LOC137405503 gene encoding retinal rod rhodopsin-sensitive cGMP 3',5'-cyclic phosphodiesterase subunit delta-like, with amino-acid sequence MPTTEEILQGFRLNWMNLRDADSGKILWQGNEDLSSPDKEHEARVPKKILKSRAVSRELNFTSAEEMNKFRLEQKVIFKGKCLEEWYFDFGFVIPGSTNTWQSMIEAAPEGQMMPASLLSGNVVIETSFYDNDVHVSTSKVRLFYV; translated from the exons ATGCCTACAACGGAAGAAATTTTGCAAGGATTCAGACT GAATTGGATGAATCTGAGAGATGCCGATTCCGGAAAAATCTTGTGGCAAGGAAATGAGGACCT GTCATCTCCAGACAAGGAACATGAAG CACGTGTTCCCAAGAAAATACTAAAATCACGGGCTGTTTCGCGTGAACTTAACTTCACATCGGCGGAAGAGATGAATAAATTTCGGTTGGAACAGAAGGTTATCTTCAAAGGAAAATGTCTGGAAG AATGGTATTTTGATTTTGGATTCGTCATTCCTGGATCAACCAACACCTGGCAGTCGATGATAGAAGCAGCACCAGAGGGTCAAATGATGCCTGCGTCGCTGCTCAG TGGCAATGTTGTGATTGAGACATCTTTCTACGACAATGATGTGCATGTGAGTACATCTAAAGTGAGACTATTTTATGTGTGA